GAGGGAGGACATCTGCGCGCGCGTGCCGAACGTCTCGACGGTGTACGCGGTCGCCTCGGCCCGCCAGGCCGCGGACTGGGCGATGCCAAGGCCGCGGAGGCGTCGGCACGTTTCGGCTTCGGCCGGGTTGCGGGGCACGACCATGCCGCCGAGACCGCAGGTGAGGTTCTTGACCGGGCCGAAGGAGAAGCACGTCAACCGGCCGGTGGCGCCGACGCGGCGGGCGCCGTGCTGGGAGCCGAACGCGTGGGCGGCGTCCTCGACGACCGTGATGCCGCGCTCGTCGAGGACGGGCATCGCGTCGGAGAGGTCGACGGGCCGGCCGCCGTAGAGGACGGGGAGGACGGGGAGGACGGCCCGGGTGTCGGGGGTGAGGGCGTTCAGGACTATGGCGCTGTCCACGCATCCGGTGCGCGGGTCCACCTCGACGAAGCGCGGCCGGGCGCCCGTGGCGACGACGGCTTGGACGGTCGCGCAGAAGGTGAAGGACGGGACGAGTACCTCGGCGCCGGGTCCGACGCCGGCGGCCAGAAGCGCTATGTGGAGTGGGGGCGTGCCAGCGGCGGTGGCGACGGTGTCCTCCATCCCGAGGAACCGCGCGACGGCCGTCTCGAACTCATCCGTGACGGCGCTGTGGTTGTGGACGCCGGTGCGCAGAGCCCGGGTGGGGGCGGCCGGTTCGTCGCCGTAGAGGTACGGGCGTGCGTTGTGGGCAACGCCCGCCGGTTCGATGCGGGTCATCGTGGTGCCGTCCCTTCGCTGGTCGCCAGCGTCTCGTAGTACTTCGTGAGGGTGACGTCCGGCCGGTAGGTGAGCCGGGCGTGGTCGATGTCCTGGTGGAAGAGGCCGCGCACCAACTGCCCGACGTCGTCCGCACCGGCCGCGACCGAAGCCGGGAAGCCGCCGTCGACACGGGCGTTGGCCTCGGTGACCACGACCCGGTCGGGGCCGTCCCCGTCGAGCGGGAAGCCCTGGACGCAGCACGCCCCGGTGATCCCGACCGTCGCCAGGACGGCCCGCACGGCCGCCGCCACGGCGGGGTCGCTGAAGGTGCGGGAGACGACGGCGAGCCCGCCCTTGACCAGCAGCCGGTACCGCAGGATGGCCGAGGCCCGGCCGCCGCGATCGACGAGGCAGTCCGCGGTGAACTCCCGCCCCGCAACGCGCTCCTGAACGATCGGGCCCGGGACCAGCCCGCACAGCACCCGCGCACGCTCCCGCGTTCGGCGCACATGGACGCCTTGCGCGCCCTGGCCGTGCCTCGGCTTGACGACCAGCGGCCCGTTCGGCACCTGGTCGAGGCCACGGGGAAGAACGGTGCGCGGCGTTGGGATGCCGTGCTCGGCCATGGCGAGCGCGAACCGGTGCTTGTCGCCGCACAGCTCGACGGTGCCAGGCTCGGGGAGCCAGGTGGCGGCGCCGCGCTCCGCCAGCGGGCCGCGCAGGGCGACGAACTGCGTCAGCTCCCGCTCGACGGTCGACACGACAGCGTCGGGCCGCGCCTCGTCGCACAGCCGCAGCGTCGCGGCACGGTACCCCGAGCCGTCGGCGGGAACCGTGACGTGCGGCTCGACACCGGGCAGAAGGAGGCCGGGGGCGTGCGGGTCGGCGTCGGCCGCGACGACCGTGCAGCCCAGGCGCTGGAGTTCGCGGGCGAGGGCGCAGCCAGGGGCACCACCGACGCCGGTGACGAGGATGCGCTTCATCACGGTCATCACCTCCCCACCGTGGCCGCGGGCAACGGCCGCGCGAGGCGTGCGGTGCGCAGGGTGCTCGTCAGGGGCGCCCACCGATCGGTGTCGCGCCGGTACCAGTCGGCGGTCGCGGCCAGACCCTCCTCGAAGTCGCGCTCAGGCCGGTAGCCGCGTTCGCCCGCGGCCTTGCTCCAGTCGATGGAGTACCGGATGTCATTCGCCGGCCGGTCCTGGACGTACTCCACCGAGTCCCAGGCCGCGCCGCAGATGGCGAGAATGCGCCCGGTGAGGCCGCGGCTGCTGAGGTCCGTGCCGCCGCCGAGGTGGTAGACCTCTCCCGGCGTCCCGTCGCGCAGGACCCTTTCGATCCCGGCGCAGTTGTCCTCGACGTGCAGCCAGTTGCGGACGTGCTCGCCCCGGCCGTGCAGGGTGACCGTCCCGCCCGTCAGCAGCCGGGTGAGGAACAGCGGAACGATCTTCTCGGGGTGCTGGTACGGCCCGTAGTTGTTCGAGGACCGGGTCACGCAGACCGGCACCCCGTAGGTCCGGTGGTACGACAGCGCGATCAGGTCACTGGCCGCCTTCGACGCGGCGTAGGGATCGGACGGCCGCAGCGGCGCCTCCTCCTCGCGGCGCCCTCGGGCATCGGGCCGTGGACCTCGTCGGTCGAGACGTGCACGAAGCGTTCGGCGCCCCCGGTCCCGACCAGGCGCGCCCTGCTGCACGCCGTGGGGAACACGGCAAACGCGGTCGGCATCTCGTCGCCTTCTTCGGCTGCCTC
Above is a genomic segment from Streptomyces marincola containing:
- a CDS encoding DegT/DnrJ/EryC1/StrS family aminotransferase; its protein translation is MTRIEPAGVAHNARPYLYGDEPAAPTRALRTGVHNHSAVTDEFETAVARFLGMEDTVATAAGTPPLHIALLAAGVGPGAEVLVPSFTFCATVQAVVATGARPRFVEVDPRTGCVDSAIVLNALTPDTRAVLPVLPVLYGGRPVDLSDAMPVLDERGITVVEDAAHAFGSQHGARRVGATGRLTCFSFGPVKNLTCGLGGMVVPRNPAEAETCRRLRGLGIAQSAAWRAEATAYTVETFGTRAQMSSLNAAIGLARLPHFPRAERIRKALWLAYAALRDMDGVALVDVDIEHAVPHLCAVRVPTGWNAVFRTLRQRGIGVGTHYPPNHPQPAFHPWYRPLASTERTGREILTLPFHQHLAERDIERVAVELRRAITTAGADR
- a CDS encoding ATP-grasp domain-containing protein — its product is MTVMKRILVTGVGGAPGCALARELQRLGCTVVAADADPHAPGLLLPGVEPHVTVPADGSGYRAATLRLCDEARPDAVVSTVERELTQFVALRGPLAERGAATWLPEPGTVELCGDKHRFALAMAEHGIPTPRTVLPRGLDQVPNGPLVVKPRHGQGAQGVHVRRTRERARVLCGLVPGPIVQERVAGREFTADCLVDRGGRASAILRYRLLVKGGLAVVSRTFSDPAVAAAVRAVLATVGITGACCVQGFPLDGDGPDRVVVTEANARVDGGFPASVAAGADDVGQLVRGLFHQDIDHARLTYRPDVTLTKYYETLATSEGTAPR
- a CDS encoding dTDP-glucose 4,6-dehydratase produces the protein MCRSASGYRLAGSTPTGRSGRGGGEGAQGGDTESAPTRVPRSGGPGRGAKGCTAAASAPPPRPGVPPRSRGSRRRRRDADRVCRVPHGVQQGAPGRDRGRRTLRARLDRRGPRPDARGRREEEAPLRPSDPYAASKAASDLIALSYHRTYGVPVCVTRSSNNYGPYQHPEKIVPLFLTRLLTGGTVTLHGRGEHVRNWLHVEDNCAGIERVLRDGTPGEVYHLGGGTDLSSRGLTGRILAICGAAWDSVEYVQDRPANDIRYSIDWSKAAGERGYRPERDFEEGLAATADWYRRDTDRWAPLTSTLRTARLARPLPAATVGR